The following proteins come from a genomic window of Mycobacterium sp. DL:
- a CDS encoding ABC transporter substrate-binding protein, with the protein MDSPRTRRTAKTLVALASAVTIAITTACSAGLGGPASSRAAQDGVIRFTFAPDPIWDYMNEAGIVDEWQRDSGYAIESSATWDEFGLFAGGHADIISTASFEVPGLEEQTERETVIIGRYNAERSRILVRADDPAQSVADLKGRRVGVFTTVSGTLVWSALIKQMHDLNLVEIDGRPGDFDIVVADIQNLSNLLARGEIDACICYPDLSARELRDGSVRALYDGKSSADLFAEQEAPGHDGPMGNVFVARQDWVQEHPGEVSAFLDLWDRGLAEWQQHRDEMIERYPQHFAVSTPEDIAFMKAYVAEHDWVVDEVRFDDQWAEDESSIFDLMRTTGVIGDEITDPKFLPTQGVHQ; encoded by the coding sequence GTGGACAGCCCACGCACCCGTCGCACGGCGAAGACCCTCGTGGCCCTCGCGTCCGCGGTGACGATCGCGATCACCACGGCCTGCTCGGCCGGCCTCGGGGGCCCGGCCTCCTCCCGGGCCGCCCAGGACGGCGTCATCCGGTTCACGTTCGCTCCGGATCCGATCTGGGACTACATGAACGAGGCCGGCATCGTCGACGAGTGGCAGCGCGACAGCGGATATGCCATCGAGTCCAGCGCCACCTGGGACGAGTTCGGCCTGTTCGCCGGTGGGCACGCCGACATCATCTCCACCGCCTCGTTCGAGGTTCCCGGACTGGAAGAGCAGACCGAACGCGAGACCGTGATCATCGGTCGCTACAACGCCGAGCGCAGCCGCATCCTGGTCCGCGCCGATGACCCGGCCCAGTCGGTGGCGGATCTGAAGGGCAGACGCGTCGGGGTGTTCACCACGGTGTCGGGCACCCTGGTGTGGAGCGCGCTGATCAAGCAGATGCACGACTTGAACCTGGTGGAGATCGACGGACGCCCGGGCGACTTCGACATCGTGGTCGCCGACATCCAGAACCTGTCCAACCTGCTCGCCCGCGGCGAGATCGACGCGTGCATCTGCTACCCGGACCTGTCCGCCCGCGAACTGCGGGACGGTTCGGTCCGCGCGCTCTACGACGGAAAATCCTCCGCCGACCTGTTCGCCGAACAGGAGGCGCCCGGCCACGACGGCCCGATGGGCAATGTCTTCGTCGCCCGTCAGGACTGGGTGCAGGAGCATCCCGGCGAGGTGTCGGCGTTCCTGGACCTGTGGGACCGCGGCCTGGCCGAGTGGCAGCAGCACCGCGACGAGATGATCGAGCGTTACCCACAGCACTTCGCGGTGTCCACACCCGAGGACATCGCCTTCATGAAAGCGTATGTAGCAGAACATGACTGGGTTGTCGACGAGGTGCGCTTCGACGATCAGTGGGCCGAGGACGAGAGTTCGATCTTCGACCTGATGCGCACCACCGGGGTGATCGGCGACGAGATCACCGATCCGAAGTTCCTGCCCACCCAAGGAGTCCACCAGTGA
- a CDS encoding GAF domain-containing protein yields MSSVTYETDGSPLERWLAALAGIGEAVGGDEPVADLLDRVARTACTLLSYDFCAVFLPDDERRALTIQGSHGLSPDYIAKVNADRPVLLGVLGDQEAPTSIAFRTGEVVTLEDIEQVPGFTPWGGVAHEQGYRALISVPLRRAGEVIGALNGYRTGPHRFDAAEVSLVTTLATQVAIALGTAQLRAQEQETIRELRRADEVHGLLMATALRGEGVVGVADALAELLGQAVMIEDVYGERLATAGWIADGSIGLPAGIDDRISSGTVVGADGHSVAGVVLDGMVVARIHIDAAPDTLSSLDIRAIEHAAVVTALELLRARTAAEVEQRLRGSLVADLLTTGPGGIGTFLDRARRLGWDLSGEQTLVTVRWPEHRARDGRPTAERVLTVTDRFAAEVRPRPLVAVFGGDLVLVCPSDPQAHGGASVVDLATTLVEMLTATEIVDYAVAAVSAIAEVSQLPESFRTLRGALDLAADVASTTVINMNEVTIDHLLLQLDDPRRLREFAHSVLGRVVDYDRTRSTELVRTARVYLDAGLDRRAAAAALHLHPNTIQQRMRRVEELTGLSLSLPRDLLQLTSALTVARIADLR; encoded by the coding sequence ATGTCGTCTGTGACATACGAAACGGACGGTTCCCCGCTCGAGCGATGGCTGGCCGCCCTCGCCGGCATCGGCGAGGCGGTCGGCGGTGACGAACCGGTCGCCGACCTCCTCGACCGCGTCGCGCGCACCGCGTGCACGCTGCTCAGCTACGACTTCTGTGCGGTGTTCCTGCCCGACGACGAGCGACGGGCGCTGACGATTCAGGGCTCACACGGCCTGTCGCCGGACTACATCGCCAAGGTCAACGCCGACCGACCGGTTCTGCTCGGCGTCCTCGGCGATCAGGAGGCACCCACCAGCATCGCGTTCCGCACCGGCGAGGTGGTCACGCTCGAGGACATCGAACAGGTGCCGGGCTTCACCCCCTGGGGTGGCGTCGCCCACGAGCAGGGCTACCGCGCGCTGATCTCGGTGCCGCTTCGACGGGCGGGAGAAGTGATCGGTGCGCTCAACGGATACCGCACCGGACCGCACCGGTTCGACGCCGCCGAGGTCAGCCTCGTGACGACGCTGGCGACGCAGGTGGCGATCGCGTTGGGCACGGCGCAGTTGCGCGCTCAGGAGCAGGAGACCATCCGGGAGCTCCGCCGGGCCGACGAGGTGCACGGCCTGCTGATGGCCACGGCGTTGCGGGGCGAGGGGGTGGTGGGGGTCGCAGACGCACTGGCCGAGCTGCTCGGACAGGCGGTGATGATCGAGGACGTCTACGGCGAACGCCTGGCAACCGCGGGCTGGATCGCCGACGGGTCGATCGGCCTTCCCGCAGGAATCGACGACCGGATCAGTTCCGGGACGGTGGTCGGAGCCGACGGGCACAGCGTGGCCGGTGTGGTCCTCGACGGAATGGTGGTGGCACGCATCCACATCGATGCCGCACCGGACACGCTGTCAAGCCTCGACATTCGCGCGATCGAGCACGCCGCCGTCGTCACCGCGCTGGAACTGCTGCGGGCACGAACCGCAGCAGAGGTGGAGCAGCGGCTCCGCGGATCTCTGGTGGCCGATCTGCTGACGACCGGCCCCGGGGGAATCGGAACCTTTCTCGACCGGGCCCGTCGCCTGGGCTGGGACCTGTCGGGCGAGCAGACACTCGTCACCGTCCGGTGGCCGGAACACCGTGCCCGAGACGGCCGACCCACTGCGGAACGGGTCCTGACCGTCACCGATCGGTTCGCCGCCGAGGTCAGACCCCGTCCGCTGGTGGCCGTATTCGGCGGTGACCTGGTGCTGGTCTGCCCGTCGGACCCGCAGGCCCACGGAGGTGCCTCCGTGGTCGATCTCGCCACCACGCTGGTCGAAATGCTCACTGCGACAGAGATCGTCGACTACGCGGTCGCGGCGGTATCGGCCATCGCAGAGGTGTCACAGCTGCCGGAGTCCTTTCGCACCCTGCGGGGCGCACTCGATCTTGCGGCCGACGTCGCGTCAACCACGGTGATCAACATGAACGAGGTCACGATCGATCATCTTCTGTTGCAGCTCGACGATCCGCGGCGGCTGCGCGAGTTCGCCCACTCCGTGCTCGGCCGTGTCGTCGACTACGACCGCACCCGATCGACCGAGCTCGTCCGCACCGCGCGGGTCTACCTCGACGCCGGCCTCGATCGACGGGCCGCAGCGGCGGCACTGCATCTGCATCCCAACACGATTCAGCAGCGGATGAGGCGGGTCGAAGAGCTCACCGGACTTTCCCTGTCACTCCCACGCGACCTGCTCCAACTGACCTCGGCCCTGACCGTTGCCCGGATCGCCGACCTCAGGTGA
- a CDS encoding ABC transporter permease: MATRRWLVSGLAMLAAIGIWAVAAALVDDPILPQPSDVADRVVAIVVSGEALTNFAASIGKIVAGFAIAMVAGLVIGFAMGRSRFMTSYFSLPLFVLGNMPGLTYAVFGLLIFGVGAGGPIVVSALVATPFIAMNVAEGVRSVDGNLLAMCRAFERDRTDILRHLYLPALTTFVFAGVRYGFAMAWKVEALTEVFGASSGVGFMIRKAYQEFQVDDMLAWTALFVVAMVLIERGLAHLENRFFAWRKEIA; the protein is encoded by the coding sequence TTGGCCACCCGACGCTGGCTGGTCTCCGGCCTCGCGATGCTGGCGGCCATCGGGATCTGGGCCGTGGCCGCCGCGCTGGTCGACGATCCGATCCTGCCGCAGCCGAGCGATGTCGCCGACCGTGTCGTCGCGATCGTCGTCTCCGGTGAGGCCCTCACCAACTTCGCCGCGAGCATCGGCAAGATCGTCGCCGGCTTCGCGATCGCGATGGTCGCCGGGCTCGTCATCGGCTTCGCAATGGGCCGCAGCAGATTCATGACGTCCTACTTCTCGCTACCGCTGTTCGTCCTCGGCAACATGCCCGGTCTGACCTACGCGGTGTTCGGCCTGCTGATCTTCGGGGTGGGCGCAGGCGGGCCGATCGTGGTGTCCGCGCTGGTGGCCACCCCGTTCATCGCGATGAACGTCGCCGAGGGGGTGCGGTCGGTGGACGGAAACCTGCTCGCCATGTGCCGGGCCTTCGAACGGGATCGCACCGACATCCTGCGTCACCTCTACCTCCCTGCGCTGACCACCTTCGTCTTCGCCGGCGTGCGATACGGGTTCGCGATGGCGTGGAAGGTGGAGGCGCTCACCGAGGTGTTCGGCGCCAGCAGCGGCGTCGGGTTCATGATCCGCAAGGCCTATCAGGAGTTCCAGGTCGACGACATGCTGGCCTGGACAGCGCTGTTCGTCGTCGCGATGGTGCTCATCGAACGTGGCTTGGCTCACCTGGAGAATCGCTTCTTCGCTTGGCGGAAGGAAATCGCATGA
- a CDS encoding VOC family protein has product MTQAETPVGRLGATSIDCPNPAELADFYSRLLGMRRLIETPDGGVVAITDGAHILAMMRVDDHVAPTWPEPGQHQQMHLDVSVTDLDDAVVRAEGLGARQAGHQAQPALWRVMLDPAGHPFCLTTVGAD; this is encoded by the coding sequence ATGACGCAGGCGGAAACACCGGTCGGCCGGTTGGGCGCGACGTCGATCGACTGCCCGAATCCCGCTGAGTTGGCGGACTTCTACTCCCGTCTGCTCGGCATGCGGCGCCTCATCGAAACGCCCGACGGCGGGGTCGTCGCGATCACCGACGGCGCCCACATCCTGGCGATGATGCGCGTCGACGACCACGTCGCGCCGACGTGGCCCGAACCCGGCCAACACCAGCAGATGCACCTCGACGTGTCCGTCACCGACCTCGACGACGCGGTCGTCAGAGCCGAGGGTCTGGGTGCGCGGCAGGCGGGACACCAGGCGCAACCGGCGCTGTGGCGGGTCATGCTCGACCCGGCCGGGCACCCGTTCTGCCTGACGACGGTCGGAGCGGACTGA
- the hrpA gene encoding ATP-dependent RNA helicase HrpA, protein MTIRDAARLGRRLRQLRSPSPEQLDKLAQQFTAAEALVATRTAAVPPISYPDLPVSQQRGELAAAIAEHQVVVVAGATGSGKTTQLPKICLELGRGIRGTIGHTQPRRLAARTVAQRIADELGTPLGEAVGYTVRFTDQVSDRTLVKLMTDGILLAEIQRDRRLLRYDTLILDEAHERSLNIDFLLGYLRELLPRRPDLKVIVTSATIEPERFAAHFSGAPIVEVSGRTYPVEIRYRPLEVAVPQQDDEDPDDPDHEVVRTELRDPTEAIVDAVTELATEPAGDVLVFLSGEREIRDTAEALRGAFDQNTEVLPLYARLATAEQQKVFAPSRAARRIVLATNVAETSLTVPGIRYVVDPGTARISRYSRRTKVQRLPIEPISQASAQQRAGRCGRTAPGVCIRLYTEADFDSRPRYTDPELLRTNLAAVILQMAALDLGEVADFPFLDPPEARSIRDGVSLLQELGAFDHAGALTATGRRLAQIPVDPRLGRMLLQADAEGCVREMLVLVAALSIPDPRERPADKEEAARQKHARFADEHSDFVSFLNLWSYLGEQRKERSGSSFRRMCRDEFLHYLRIREWQDLVGQLRSICRDLGIREQDAAAEPARVHAALTAGLLSHIGLREGDARDSRIFQGARNTKFVLAPGSVLSRRPPRWVVVADLVETSRLYGRTAARIEPETVEHVAEHLVQRTYSEPHWDPKRGAVMAFERVTLYGLPIVARRRIGYDKVDPEISRELFIRHALVQGEWETRHHFFRDNTRLRAELAELEERARRRDLLVGDDEVYTFYDARVPADVVSVRHFDGWWRKQRQRTPDLLTLGRDDLLRSEEDNNNPESWKSGDLTLPLSYRFEPGAFDDGVTVHVPVDVLARVGGDEFAWQVPALREELLTALIKSLPKDLRRNFVPAPDTARALLGVLSPEDSGSLLDAVQRELRRMSGILVPVDAFDLDKLPAHLRVTFAVEAEDGSVVARGKSLDELQNTLAAPVRQAVAAAVANGLERSGLRDWPDALDELPRMVESKAASGHTVRGYPAFVDQGAAVDIRVFATEVEQAAAAAAGSRRLLRLAGPSVAKPVERGLDLRAKLILGNNPDGSLSALLDDCADAAAAQIVAEPVWTKAEFTSARTRLASSLVSTTLDVVRRVEKVLAAWHDVQIALPDAPNPQQADAIADIRAQLARLMAPGFVAVTGVVRLGDLARYLTAVSRRLERLPHALTADRERMVRVAAVQSAYDQLVSALSPARAASADVRDIAWLIEELRVSLWAQQLGTARPVSEQRIYRALDAVHD, encoded by the coding sequence TTGACGATCCGCGACGCCGCCCGGCTGGGCCGCAGGCTCAGACAGCTCAGGTCGCCCAGCCCCGAGCAGCTCGACAAGCTCGCCCAGCAGTTCACCGCAGCCGAGGCGCTTGTTGCGACGCGCACCGCCGCGGTCCCGCCGATCAGCTATCCGGACCTTCCCGTCAGCCAGCAGCGCGGCGAGCTTGCCGCGGCCATCGCCGAACACCAGGTCGTGGTGGTCGCCGGTGCGACGGGTTCAGGCAAGACCACCCAGCTGCCGAAGATCTGCCTCGAGCTCGGCCGCGGCATCCGCGGCACCATCGGCCACACCCAACCGCGCCGGCTGGCCGCGCGCACCGTCGCGCAGCGCATCGCCGACGAACTGGGCACCCCGCTCGGCGAGGCGGTGGGATACACGGTGCGCTTCACCGACCAGGTCAGCGATCGCACGCTGGTCAAGCTGATGACCGACGGCATCCTGCTCGCCGAGATCCAGCGGGACCGTCGGCTGCTGCGGTACGACACCCTGATCCTCGACGAGGCACACGAGCGCAGCCTCAACATCGACTTCCTGCTCGGATACCTTCGCGAGCTGCTGCCGCGCCGGCCCGACCTGAAGGTCATCGTGACCTCGGCGACGATCGAGCCGGAGCGCTTCGCGGCGCACTTCTCGGGGGCGCCGATCGTCGAGGTGTCGGGTCGCACGTATCCGGTCGAAATACGTTATCGGCCTTTGGAAGTCGCTGTTCCTCAACAAGACGACGAGGATCCCGACGACCCCGACCACGAGGTCGTCCGCACCGAGTTGCGCGATCCGACCGAAGCGATCGTCGATGCGGTCACCGAGCTGGCGACCGAACCTGCCGGTGACGTGCTGGTGTTCCTGTCGGGTGAGCGGGAGATCCGCGACACTGCTGAGGCCCTTCGTGGCGCTTTCGACCAGAACACCGAGGTGCTGCCGCTGTACGCGCGGCTGGCGACAGCCGAGCAGCAGAAGGTCTTCGCGCCCAGCCGTGCGGCACGGCGCATCGTGCTGGCCACCAACGTCGCCGAGACGTCGTTGACCGTGCCCGGCATCCGCTACGTCGTCGATCCCGGCACCGCCCGGATCTCGCGCTACAGCCGCCGAACGAAGGTGCAGCGCCTGCCGATCGAGCCGATCTCCCAGGCGTCGGCCCAGCAGCGCGCCGGGCGCTGCGGTCGGACGGCCCCGGGTGTCTGCATCCGGCTCTACACCGAAGCCGACTTCGACTCCCGGCCGCGCTACACCGATCCCGAACTGCTGCGCACCAACCTCGCCGCGGTGATCCTGCAGATGGCTGCGCTGGATCTCGGTGAGGTGGCGGACTTTCCGTTTCTCGATCCGCCCGAGGCGCGCAGCATCCGCGACGGTGTGAGCCTGCTGCAGGAACTCGGCGCGTTCGATCACGCAGGGGCACTGACCGCCACCGGTCGCCGGTTGGCTCAGATCCCGGTTGATCCACGGCTGGGCCGGATGCTGCTGCAGGCGGACGCCGAGGGGTGTGTGCGCGAAATGCTGGTGCTCGTCGCGGCGCTGTCGATCCCGGATCCGCGCGAGCGACCCGCCGACAAAGAGGAGGCGGCCCGCCAGAAGCACGCCCGGTTCGCCGACGAGCACTCCGACTTCGTGTCGTTCCTGAACCTGTGGAGCTACCTCGGCGAGCAGCGGAAAGAACGCTCCGGCAGCTCCTTTCGCCGGATGTGCCGCGACGAGTTCCTGCACTACCTGCGGATCCGCGAATGGCAGGATCTGGTCGGGCAGCTGCGCAGCATCTGCCGGGATCTCGGTATCCGGGAACAAGACGCTGCCGCGGAACCCGCGCGGGTGCACGCCGCGCTGACCGCGGGATTGCTGTCGCACATCGGTTTGCGCGAGGGCGACGCCCGCGACTCCCGGATCTTCCAGGGCGCGCGCAACACCAAGTTCGTGCTGGCACCCGGTTCGGTGCTGTCCAGGCGTCCACCGCGCTGGGTCGTCGTCGCGGACCTGGTCGAGACCAGCAGGCTCTACGGACGCACCGCGGCACGCATCGAACCGGAAACCGTCGAGCACGTCGCCGAGCACCTGGTGCAGCGGACCTACAGCGAGCCGCACTGGGATCCGAAGCGGGGCGCGGTGATGGCCTTCGAACGGGTGACGCTCTACGGTCTTCCGATCGTGGCCCGGCGTCGCATCGGTTACGACAAGGTCGACCCCGAGATCTCCCGGGAGTTGTTCATCCGCCACGCCCTGGTTCAGGGCGAGTGGGAGACCCGGCACCATTTCTTCAGGGACAACACCCGATTGCGGGCAGAGCTCGCCGAGCTGGAGGAGCGGGCCCGACGGCGCGATCTGCTCGTCGGTGACGACGAGGTGTACACGTTCTACGACGCGCGCGTCCCCGCCGACGTCGTCTCGGTCCGGCACTTCGACGGCTGGTGGCGCAAACAGCGGCAGCGCACACCGGATCTGCTCACGCTGGGCCGCGACGACCTGCTGCGGTCTGAGGAGGACAACAACAACCCGGAGAGCTGGAAGTCGGGTGACCTGACGCTGCCGCTGTCCTACCGGTTCGAACCGGGAGCCTTCGATGACGGGGTGACCGTGCATGTCCCGGTCGACGTGCTCGCGCGTGTGGGCGGCGACGAGTTCGCCTGGCAGGTGCCGGCCCTGCGTGAGGAACTGCTCACCGCGCTGATCAAATCGCTGCCGAAAGACCTGCGGCGCAACTTCGTTCCGGCTCCCGACACCGCTCGGGCGTTGCTGGGGGTGCTCTCACCGGAGGACAGCGGGTCGCTGCTGGACGCGGTGCAGCGCGAACTGCGGCGGATGTCGGGGATTCTGGTCCCTGTCGACGCGTTTGATCTCGACAAGCTGCCGGCGCACCTGCGTGTCACCTTCGCCGTCGAAGCAGAGGACGGCTCTGTGGTGGCGCGGGGCAAGAGTCTCGACGAACTGCAGAACACCCTTGCGGCGCCGGTGCGCCAAGCGGTGGCCGCCGCAGTGGCCAATGGGCTCGAGCGGTCCGGTCTGCGTGACTGGCCCGACGCCCTGGACGAGCTGCCCCGCATGGTGGAGAGCAAGGCCGCGTCGGGGCACACCGTCCGCGGATATCCGGCATTCGTCGATCAGGGTGCGGCCGTGGACATCCGGGTGTTCGCGACGGAGGTCGAGCAGGCAGCAGCCGCGGCAGCGGGCAGCCGCCGACTGCTGCGCCTTGCCGGTCCGTCGGTCGCCAAACCCGTCGAGCGGGGACTCGATCTGCGGGCCAAGCTGATACTGGGCAACAATCCGGACGGGTCACTGTCAGCCCTGCTCGACGACTGCGCCGACGCCGCGGCTGCCCAGATCGTCGCGGAGCCGGTGTGGACCAAGGCTGAGTTCACCTCGGCCCGAACACGATTGGCGAGCTCCCTGGTGTCGACCACCCTTGACGTGGTGCGCCGAGTGGAGAAGGTGCTCGCCGCGTGGCACGACGTCCAGATCGCCCTGCCCGACGCGCCGAATCCCCAGCAGGCCGACGCGATCGCCGACATCCGCGCCCAGCTGGCCCGGTTGATGGCGCCGGGTTTCGTGGCGGTCACCGGAGTCGTTCGCCTCGGTGACCTCGCGCGCTATCTGACCGCGGTGAGCCGGCGTCTGGAACGATTGCCGCACGCGCTGACCGCCGACCGGGAACGGATGGTGCGGGTGGCCGCAGTGCAGAGCGCCTACGACCAACTCGTCTCGGCGCTGTCACCGGCACGCGCCGCTTCTGCCGATGTCCGCGACATCGCCTGGCTGATCGAGGAATTGAGGGTCAGCCTGTGGGCGCAGCAACTGGGTACCGCGCGCCCGGTCAGTGAACAGCGGATCTACCGCGCGCTGGATGCGGTCCACGACTAG
- a CDS encoding DoxX family protein: protein MTFSLPDPTWPVLVLAVIQFGDGLLCVKPAAFIAECFEAVRWPRRWWWLMPVIKFAAAAGLLAGLWVPYLAALTCAALIGYFVAAIGMHIAARDFGRNLFVNATGMLAICVAVPVLAF, encoded by the coding sequence ATGACGTTCTCCCTTCCCGACCCGACGTGGCCCGTGCTCGTCCTCGCCGTCATTCAGTTCGGCGACGGCCTGCTGTGCGTGAAACCGGCCGCCTTCATCGCCGAGTGCTTCGAGGCGGTGCGCTGGCCGCGCCGCTGGTGGTGGCTGATGCCGGTCATCAAATTCGCCGCGGCAGCGGGGCTGCTCGCCGGGCTCTGGGTCCCCTACCTGGCCGCGCTGACCTGCGCGGCGCTGATCGGGTACTTCGTCGCCGCCATCGGCATGCACATCGCCGCCCGCGACTTCGGCCGCAACCTGTTCGTCAACGCGACCGGCATGCTGGCGATCTGCGTCGCCGTTCCGGTGCTCGCCTTCTGA
- a CDS encoding ABC transporter permease subunit: MTTATTMTAWRTQLRGQSVSAAAVLAAVLTIFGAWQLAVVFGNRVPSPAEAVARLGSESAAGELWHNLAISMNRFLLGLALALVIGAVIGVVMGLSRVADLAFSDLNAAALAIPAVIWALLTTMWFGFGWLTPVVTVFLSGLPFVVVNIAKATRAVPADLILMSRAFGVPRERVLRQIVAPAVAGSTVAAVRFAIMSAWNGLLLAEWFGATSGVGWRARYWYDANQLDGFLAWVLVFILLLVIADLLILGPIERYATRWRNV; this comes from the coding sequence ATGACCACCGCGACCACCATGACGGCTTGGCGGACCCAGCTCCGCGGCCAGAGCGTTTCGGCCGCAGCAGTTCTTGCCGCCGTGCTCACGATCTTCGGTGCCTGGCAACTCGCCGTCGTGTTCGGCAACCGGGTGCCCTCGCCTGCCGAGGCCGTGGCCCGCCTGGGTTCGGAGTCGGCCGCCGGGGAACTGTGGCACAACCTCGCGATCAGCATGAACCGATTCCTGCTGGGCTTGGCGCTGGCCCTCGTCATCGGCGCCGTCATCGGTGTGGTGATGGGTCTCTCCCGGGTGGCGGACCTGGCGTTCTCCGACCTCAACGCGGCGGCGCTGGCCATTCCCGCGGTGATCTGGGCGTTGCTGACCACGATGTGGTTCGGCTTCGGCTGGCTGACCCCGGTGGTGACGGTGTTCCTGTCGGGTCTGCCGTTCGTCGTCGTCAACATCGCCAAGGCCACCCGGGCGGTGCCGGCAGATCTGATCCTGATGTCTCGGGCGTTCGGGGTTCCCAGGGAGCGGGTGCTGCGCCAGATCGTTGCCCCCGCCGTCGCCGGATCCACCGTCGCTGCAGTGCGTTTCGCGATCATGAGCGCCTGGAACGGGTTGCTGCTCGCCGAGTGGTTCGGCGCCACCTCCGGCGTCGGGTGGCGGGCGCGTTACTGGTACGACGCCAACCAGCTCGACGGCTTCCTGGCCTGGGTGCTGGTCTTCATCCTGCTGCTGGTCATCGCCGATCTGCTGATCCTCGGCCCCATCGAGCGCTACGCCACCCGCTGGCGCAACGTCTGA